One genomic window of Salmo salar chromosome ssa12, Ssal_v3.1, whole genome shotgun sequence includes the following:
- the c1ql4b gene encoding complement C1q-like protein 4 isoform X2 yields MVLVLLVAIPLLVHTTKGGASGGGSTHYEMLGSCKMVCDSFTPPQGSHELTAVSPQPPDFTGRRGKSGFRGSPGPPGPPGPRGPPGEPGKPGPPGPAGPGPGGYVPSFYSPKIAFYAGLRKQHEGSEVLRFDDVVTNVGNYYEPSTGKFTCPLPGIYFFTYHVLMRGGDGTSMWADLKKNGQVPPPDLGSRRERERMQ; encoded by the exons ATGGTGCTGGTGCTGCTGGTTGCCATCCCCTTATTGGTTCACACCACCAAAGGGGGCGCGTCTGGGGGTGGGAGCACCCATTATGAGATGCTCGGCAGCTGCAAGATGGTGTGCGACTCTTTCACCCCCCCACAGGGAAGCCACGAGCTGACTGCTGTCTCCCCCCAACCCCCAGACTTCACAGGGAGAAGGGGCAAATCTGGGTTTCGTGGGAGCCCTGGACCTCCTGGCCCCCCAGGCCCCAGAGGTCCCCCTGGAGAACCAGGCAAGCCAGGCCCCCCTGGGCCCGCCGGCCCTGGCCCAGGGGGCTACGTCCCCTCCTTCTATAGCCCCAAGATTGCCTTCTATGCAGGCCTCCGTAAACAGCATGAAGGGAGTGAAGTGTTGAGGTTTGACGACGTGGTGACAAATGTGGGGAACTACTATGAACCCAGCACTGGCAAGTTCACCTGCCCTCTACCTGGCATCTACTTCTTCACCTACCATGTCCTGATGAGGGGCGGAGACGGGACCAGCATGTGGGCCGACCTGAAGAAGAATGGACAG GTTCCACCTCCTGATTTGGgcagcaggagagaaagagagagaatgcagTGA